A portion of the Drosophila innubila isolate TH190305 chromosome 3L unlocalized genomic scaffold, UK_Dinn_1.0 0_D_3L, whole genome shotgun sequence genome contains these proteins:
- the LOC117788453 gene encoding syntaxin-7: MDLQHMENGLGGGGAGGGGGGLNEIDFQRLAQIIATSIEKVQQNVSTMQRMVNQLNTPQDSPELKKKLHQLMTYTKQLVTDTNTQLKEVDKCKERHLKIQRDRLVDEFTAALTAFQAVQRKTADIERSALHQARAHNYSIAHPPGSTRNSNANSFEDNFFNRKSNQQQQQQVQTQMQEEVDLQALEEQERAIRELESNIVGVNEIYKNLGAMVYEQGVVVDSIESQVEQTSIFVSQGTDNLRKASSYRNKVRKKKLILAAILFAVLLAIVLILVFQFKN, from the exons ATGGATTTGCAGCATATGGAGAATGGCCTCGGTGGTGGTGGAgctggaggaggaggcggaggcTTGAATGAGATTGACTTTCAACGATTGGCACAAATAATCGCGACAAGTATTGAAAAAGTACAACAAAATG TGTCCACTATGCAGCGAATGGTTAATCAGCTGAATACGCCACAAGATTCGCccgaattgaaaaaaaagct TCATCAGTTAATGACCTATACCAAGCAGCTGGTTACGGATACCAACACTCAGCTGAAGGAGGTGGACAAGTGCAAGGAGCGACATCTGAAGATACAACGCGATCGCCTGGTGGATGAGTTCACAGCGGCACTGACCGCCTTTCAG GCCGTTCAACGCAAGACGGCTGACATTGAGAGGAGCGCATTGCACCAAGCGCGTGCCCACAACTATAGCATTGCACATCCCCCCGGCTCGACGCGCAACAGCAATGCCAATAGTTTCGAGGATAATTTCTTCAATCGCAAATcaaatcagcagcaacagcagcaagtcCAAACGCAAATGCAGGAGGAGGTGGATCTGCAGGCGCTAGAGGAACAGGAGCGTGCCATACGCGAGCTTGAGAGCAACATTGTTGGTGTCAATGAGATCTATAAGAATTTGGGTGCTATGGTCTACGAGCAGGGCGTAGTTGTGGACTCCATTGAGTCGCAGGTGGAACAAACAAGCATTTTCGTTTCACAGGGCACGGACAATTTGCGCAAGGCCAGCTCCTACAgg aacAAAGTTCGAAAGAAGAAGCTGATACTGGCTGCCATCCTATTCGCTGTCCTATTGGCAATCGTATTGATCCTAgtgtttcaatttaaaaactaa
- the LOC117787436 gene encoding alkaline phosphatase — MRAFWLTLSIQVALCYCHYSYEPDPTWNIRSTNELKDKNFWFHDAQRTLFEKLSMTPNQYLAKNVIFFLGDGMSVPTVTASRIYDGQLKGKIGERNQLEFEKFDYVGLSKTYCVNKQVADSACTASAYLSGIKANYLTIGVSADVQLNDCAGAKLPQNRLSSLAAWAQRGHKSAGLVTTTRVTHASPAGVYAHTSNRDFESDYDVQELGKNPSDCPDIAQQLLEDVGKDLKVVLGGGTKKFLPNTMTDVYGNKGERLDGRNLINEWQKSKKGNARVVFNRTDLLKTNLRNTDHLLGLFNATHMAYHLDDSVDTPTLSEMTEAAIGVLSSNPEGYFLFVEGGRIDHAHHETKAKKALDETVQFSNAVRKARQLTNPWETLIVVSADHGHTMTINGYPDIDNSITGLNSELSDVDKLPYATLSYANGPNYKRFYTTLANGTIERVDLRNLNIGDKDEIYPHAVPMSEETHGGGDVAVYANGPWAHLFSGVYEQNTIPHLMAYASCIGPGIKACDLRPKTFSPYNPYNPYNA; from the exons ATGCGAGCTTTCTGGTTAACGCTCTCAATCCAAGTTGCTTTGTGCTATTGCCATTACAGTTATGAGCCAG ATCCAACATGGAATATTCGCTCCACAAACGAGCTGAAGGATAAAAACTTTTGGTTTCATGATGCTCAACGCACACTTTTCGAAAAGCTTTCAATGACGCCAAATCAATATTTGGCCAAGAATGTAATCTTCTTTCTGGGCGATGGTATGTCGGTGCCGACAGTTACAGCAAGTCGCATTTATGACGGACAGTTGAAGGGTAAAATAGGGGAACGCAATCAACTGGAATTTGAAAAGTTTGACTACGTGGGATTATCAAAG ACCTATTGCGTCAACAAACAGGTAGCAGACTCTGCCTGTACAGCGTCTGCCTATTTGTCTGGTATAAAGGCCAATTACCTGACAATCGGTGTATCCGCCGATGTGCAACTGAATGACTGTGCTGGCGCCAAATTGCCACAAAATCGGTTATCCTCCTTGGCAGCATGGGCACAACGTGGTCACAAATCAGCCGGACTTGTGACCACAACCCGTGTCACCCACGCAAGTCCAGCTGGTGTCTATGCACATACCTCGAATCGCGACTTTGAGAGTGATTACGATGTCCAAGAGCTGGGAAAGAATCCAAGTGATTGCCCTGACATAGCGCAGCAATTATTGGAAGATGTGGGCAAAGATTTAAAGGTCGTTCTGGGTGGAGGCACCAAGAAATTCCTGCCCAATACAATGACAGACGTTTATGGCAATAAAGGCGAACGTCTGGATGGACGCAATCTGATAAATGAGTGGCAAAAGAGCAAAAAAGGCAATGCACGTGTGGTCTTCAATCGCACCGATCTGCTGAAGACTAATCTTCGCAATACTGATCACTTACTTGGACTGTTTAATGCCACGCACATGGCATATCATTTGGATGATAGTGTAGATACTCCCACACTCTCGGAGATGACCGAAGCTGCTATTGGAGTACTCTCATCGAATCCAGAGGGTTACTTTCTGTTTGTCGAAGGCGGACGCATTGATCACGCTCATCACGAGACGAAAGCTAAGAAGGCATTGGATGAAACAGTCCAATTCTCAAATGCCGTTAGAAAAGCGCGTCAGCTAACGAATCCTTGGGAGACTCTTATTGTTGTCAGCGCGGATCACGGACACACCATGACTATTAACGGCTACCCAGACATAGATAATAGTATTACCGGACTAAACTCTGAATTAAGCGATGTTGACAAATTACCCTACGCCACCTTATCATATGCCAATGGACCGAACTACAAAAGGTTTTATACTACATTGGCCAATGGTACAATTGAGCGGGTTGATCTCAGAAATCTCAACATTGGCGATAAGGACGAAATTTATCCCCATGCCGTGCCGATGTCCGAGGAGACCCATGGAGGTGGTGATGTGGCTGTCTATGCCAATG GACCTTGGGCGCATTTGTTCAGCGGCGTTTACGAGCAAAACACAATACCTCATCTAATGGCCTATGCATCGTGCATTGGCCCAGGAATAAAAGCCTGCGATCTCAGGCCTAAGACGTTTAGTCCCTACAATCCCTATAATCCGTACAATGCCTAa
- the LOC117788358 gene encoding uncharacterized aarF domain-containing protein kinase 5 isoform X1 has product MQRTPHLWQCLGIASRSTFRIRQFHSRRLAAHQNQSKPSRSWKTFPFGRVGFALIGAGALGYDGIVNDFTYAGSSVRFVRSVKTAILIAIDYLGLDENDAEYNTKIKALHQKSANRLLETCLLNGGLYIKVGQGFAAINHILPVEYTSTLAKLQDECLTTSKADIQKVFRSDFGQLPEEMYKEFDYKPVAAASLAQVFRARLHSGEQVAVKVQYSDLQKRFISDVATIIFLQDMIELVFKNYNFGWIMNDLRKNLVQELNFVQEGQNAERCSEGLQKLKYVVVPKIYWPQTKTRVLTMEWMEGFKISDVPEIKKQKMSLVDIDMKLYNVFAEQIFHTGFVHADPHPGNIFVRKNAQSGSAEIILLDHGLYEELPASVRGPLCEFWEATVLRDEAKMKAAATRIDIVEYVKFAEVLFQQPIRMQSGPIKSKLSQEELEHIRKVARENFDVIMSTLKEMPRSMLFVIRNLNIVRSIGDMHGNVVNRPQVMARYAQRCLYERNMRSPIQYMRWLCRRIYFEYCLWITSLRPILMNYYLNFLYLVGRAPESARTLMRDVMQQDKLSQLH; this is encoded by the exons ATGCAACGAACGCCT CATCTTTGGCAATGTTTGGGCATTGCCAGTCGGTCAACCTTCAGAATTAGGCAATTTCATAGCAGAAGGCTAGCTGCGCATCAGAATCAGAGCAAGCCTAGTCGCAGTTGGAAGACTTTCCCCTTCGGGCGTGTGGGCTTTGCTCTGATTGGAGCTGGAGCACTTGGATACGATGGGATTGTTAACGATTTTACCTATGCCGGATCGTCGGTGCGTTTTGTGCGCTCTGTTAAAACAGCGATATTAATAGCCATCGATTATCTGGGACTGGACGAGAATGATGCCGAATATAACACCAAGATAAAGGCTTTGCATCAGAAGAGTGCCAACAGATTATTGGAAACCTGTCTGCTTAATGGTGGTCTCTACATCAAAGTGGGCCAAGGATTTGCGGCCATTAATCACATATTGCCCGTGGAGTACACCAGCACGCTAGCAAAGCTGCAGGACGAATGTCTGACGACCTCAAAGGCCGATATACAGAAGGTGTTTCGTTCTGACTTTGGCCAGTTGCCCGAGGAGATGTACAAAGAATTTGATTACAAACCCGTGGCGGCTGCCAGCTTGGCCCAGGTGTTTAGGGCAAGGCTACACAGCGGCGAGCAGGTGGCCGTCAAAGTTCAGTATAGCGATTTGCAGAAGCGTTTCATCAGCGACGTGGCCACCATTATCTTTCTGCAGGATATGATCGAACTTGTCTTTAAGAACTACAATTTCGGTTGGATTATGAACGATCTGCGCAAGAATCTTGTGCAGGAACTCAACTTTGTGCAGGAAGGCCAAAATGCTGAACGTTGCTCCGAGGGactacaaaaattgaaatatgttgTGGTGCCCAAGATCTATTGGCCACAGACGAAAACG CGCGTGCTCACAATGGAATGGATGGAGGGCTTTAAAATCAGCGATGTGCCTGAGATTAAGAAGCAAAAAATGAGTCTAGTTGACATTGACATGAAACTCTACAATGTGTTTGCCGAGCAAATCTTTCACACTGGATTCGTACATGCTGATCCACATCCCGGCAACA TCTTTGTGCGTAAAAATGCGCAAAGTGGCAGCGCAGAGATTATATTGTTGGATCATGGTCTCTACGAGGAGCTCCCAGCTAGCGTGCGTGGTCCACTTTGTGAGTTCTGGGAGGCAACAGTGCTGAGGGACGAAGCGAAGATGAAGGCGGCTGCTACCAGAATTGACATTGTCGAATATGTTAAATTTGCCGAAGTGCTATTCCAGCAGCCCATACGTATGCAAAGTGGGCCAATAAAGAGCAAACTGTCCCAAGAGGAACTCGAGCATATACGCAAGGTAGCCAGGGAAAACTTTGATGTCATCATGAGCACCCTCAAGGAAATGCCGCGCAGCATGCTCTTCGTGAT ACGCAATTTGAATATTGTGCGCTCCATTGGCGATATGCACGGAAATGTAGTGAATAGACCACAAGTCATGGCTCGCTATGCCCAACGTTGTCTCTACGAGCGTAATATGAGATCACCGATCCAGTACATGCGTTGGTTGTGCCGTCGCATTTATTTTGAGTACTGCCTGTGGATAACTTCGTTACGaccaattttaatgaattattatCTGAATTTCTTGTATCTTGTGGGACGTGCGCCGGAATCGGCAAGGACACTAATGCGTGACGTTATGCAACAGGACAAGCTAAGCCAGTTGCACTAG
- the LOC117788358 gene encoding uncharacterized aarF domain-containing protein kinase 5 isoform X2, whose product MQRTPHLWQCLGIASRSTFRIRQFHSRRLAAHQNQSKPSRSWKTFPFGRVGFALIGAGALGYDGIVNDFTYAGSSVRFVRSVKTAILIAIDYLGLDENDAEYNTKIKALHQKSANRLLETCLLNGGLYIKVGQGFAAINHILPVEYTSTLAKLQDECLTTSKADIQKVFRSDFGQLPEEMYKEFDYKPVAAASLAQVFRARLHSGEQVAVKVQYSDLQKRFISDVATIIFLQDMIELVFKNYNFGWIMNDLRKNLVQELNFVQEGQNAERCSEGLQKLKYVVVPKIYWPQTKTRVLTMEWMEGFKISDVPEIKKQKMSLVDIDMKLYNVFAEQIFHTGFVHADPHPGNSGLCA is encoded by the exons ATGCAACGAACGCCT CATCTTTGGCAATGTTTGGGCATTGCCAGTCGGTCAACCTTCAGAATTAGGCAATTTCATAGCAGAAGGCTAGCTGCGCATCAGAATCAGAGCAAGCCTAGTCGCAGTTGGAAGACTTTCCCCTTCGGGCGTGTGGGCTTTGCTCTGATTGGAGCTGGAGCACTTGGATACGATGGGATTGTTAACGATTTTACCTATGCCGGATCGTCGGTGCGTTTTGTGCGCTCTGTTAAAACAGCGATATTAATAGCCATCGATTATCTGGGACTGGACGAGAATGATGCCGAATATAACACCAAGATAAAGGCTTTGCATCAGAAGAGTGCCAACAGATTATTGGAAACCTGTCTGCTTAATGGTGGTCTCTACATCAAAGTGGGCCAAGGATTTGCGGCCATTAATCACATATTGCCCGTGGAGTACACCAGCACGCTAGCAAAGCTGCAGGACGAATGTCTGACGACCTCAAAGGCCGATATACAGAAGGTGTTTCGTTCTGACTTTGGCCAGTTGCCCGAGGAGATGTACAAAGAATTTGATTACAAACCCGTGGCGGCTGCCAGCTTGGCCCAGGTGTTTAGGGCAAGGCTACACAGCGGCGAGCAGGTGGCCGTCAAAGTTCAGTATAGCGATTTGCAGAAGCGTTTCATCAGCGACGTGGCCACCATTATCTTTCTGCAGGATATGATCGAACTTGTCTTTAAGAACTACAATTTCGGTTGGATTATGAACGATCTGCGCAAGAATCTTGTGCAGGAACTCAACTTTGTGCAGGAAGGCCAAAATGCTGAACGTTGCTCCGAGGGactacaaaaattgaaatatgttgTGGTGCCCAAGATCTATTGGCCACAGACGAAAACG CGCGTGCTCACAATGGAATGGATGGAGGGCTTTAAAATCAGCGATGTGCCTGAGATTAAGAAGCAAAAAATGAGTCTAGTTGACATTGACATGAAACTCTACAATGTGTTTGCCGAGCAAATCTTTCACACTGGATTCGTACATGCTGATCCACATCCCGGCAACAGTGG TCTTTGTGCGTAA